In Hemicordylus capensis ecotype Gifberg chromosome 3, rHemCap1.1.pri, whole genome shotgun sequence, one DNA window encodes the following:
- the LOC128350722 gene encoding heat shock protein beta-7-like, with the protein MASRSSSSTFRSERISTYSPGEPCFEPLLDPSHGIFGPGRARESYGYSGSPPSGHPSTLGSSNVIASGDKYQLVADVSQFEPPDVVVTAYNYCIVIRAEKVAEDGTVSNTFTHKCQLPEDMDPLSISCSLNDSGMLVITAKRQLLSPPPLYRTEVKL; encoded by the exons ATGGCTTCCCGAAGCTCGTCCTCCACCTTCCGCTCGGAGCGCATCAGCACCTACAGCCCTGGGGAGCCTTGCTTTGAACCCCTGCTGGACCCTTCTCATGGGATCTTTGGGCCAGGGCGGGCCCGGGAGTCCTATGGGTACTCTG GCTCCCCTCCATCGGGGCATCCCTCCAcgctgggcagcagcaatgtgaTTGCCAGCGGGGACAAATACCAGCTTGTGGCTGATGTCAGCCAGTTTGAACCTCCAGATGTCGTGGTGACTGCCTACAACTACTGCATTGTCATCCGGGCTGAGAAG GTGGCAGAAGATGGCACAGTCTCCAACACCTTCACCCACAAGTGCCAGCTCCCGGAAGACATGGACCCCCTCTCCATCAGCTGCTCCTTGAACGACTCGGGCATGCTGGTCATCACGGCCAAGCGGCAACTCCTGTCCCCGCCACCCCTCTACCGCACCGAGGTCAAGCTCTAa